A part of Streptomyces sp. NBC_00557 genomic DNA contains:
- a CDS encoding hemerythrin domain-containing protein, protein MCEYCGCQALESIDQLTLEHETVVNLISQVRDAHRDGKIAYMAELVREIAAVLEPHTQVEEHGLFPAMAADFPEKIAALEDEHRRIEAVLAEANGPYLADPTWPGRLIETLDLLRDHILKEQDGVFPAALAFLSTEQWETVEAVRARVGTRMPEPSA, encoded by the coding sequence ATGTGTGAATACTGCGGCTGCCAGGCGCTGGAGTCCATCGACCAACTGACCCTGGAGCACGAGACCGTGGTGAACCTCATCAGCCAGGTACGCGACGCCCACCGCGACGGCAAGATCGCGTACATGGCGGAGCTGGTCCGGGAGATCGCCGCCGTACTGGAGCCGCACACCCAGGTGGAGGAGCACGGCCTGTTCCCGGCGATGGCCGCCGACTTCCCCGAGAAGATTGCCGCGCTGGAGGACGAGCACCGCCGCATCGAGGCCGTGCTGGCCGAGGCGAACGGACCGTACCTGGCCGACCCCACCTGGCCGGGACGGCTGATCGAGACCCTCGACCTGCTGCGCGACCACATCCTCAAGGAGCAGGACGGCGTCTTCCCGGCCGCGCTGGCGTTCCTGAGCACCGAGCAGTGGGAGACCGTCGAGGCGGTACGTGCCCGGGTCGGCACCCGCATGCCGGAGCCGTCCGCCTGA
- a CDS encoding nitrate reductase subunit alpha yields the protein MATETEPTPDRKRRRSERAGLDGEVAEALVRSRRFFTRAEVSADLRTLHKTGGRQADEFYRDRWSHDKVVRSTHGVNCTGSCSWKVYVKDGIITWEAQQTDYPSVGPDRPEYEPRGCPRGAAFSWYTYSPTRVRYPYVRGVLLQMYREAKSRLGDPVAAWADIVSDPERARRYKSVRGKGGLVRASWDEAIEMVAAAHVHTIKTHGPDRLAGFSPIPAMSMVSHAAGARFYSLLGGVMLSFYDWYADLPVASPQVFGDQTDVPESGDWWDAGYLIMWGSNLPVTRTPDAHWMAEARYRGQKVVAVSPDYADNVKFADEWLAAQPGTDGALAMAMGHVILKEFFVDRRTPYFEDYVKRFTDLPFVVTLEEREPGTYAPGKFLTAADLGGEQAAAEHAEFRTVLLDAATGQPVVPGGTLGDRFGEAGAGKWNLDLGGIDPLLSVDGSDEAPVMVELPRFDAPNGSAGLLRRGVPVRRVGGQLVTTVFDLLLAQYGVARDGLPGQWPTSYEDADQPYTPAWQTAITGVDAEKATRIAREFAANAEESRGRSMIIMGAGTNHWFHSDTIYRAFLTLTTLTGCQGVNGGGWAHYVGQEKVRPITGYSAIATASDWNRPARQMIQTAYWYLHSDQFRYDPFSADTLSAAGVAGGRFAGKTTADVIAASARMGWMPSYPTFDRNPLDLADEAEAAGRAVGEHVVEELKAGRLRFAGEDPDAPENFPRVLTVWRANLLGSSAKGNEYFLKHLLGADSSVRASEAPPEGRPRDVTWREEAPTGKLDLLLTLDFRMTSTTLYSDVVLPAATWYEKHDLSSTDMHPFVHAFNPAIAPPWQTRTDWDAFQTLAKEFSRQAAEHLGVRKDVVAAPLLHDTPDALATPHGRVRDWKAGECEPVPGRTMPKLVTVERDYGAVAAKMAALGPLLDSLGATTKGITFKVARELEYLRHKNGTVRGGAADGRPLLARDVHACEAILALSGTTNGHLATQGFHTLEQRTGTRLADLAAEHEGKQITFADTQAAPVPVITSPEWSGSETGGRRYSPFTVNVERLKPWHTLTGRQHFYLDHDWMTALGEQLPVYRPPLNMDALFGEPHLGEVGELGVTVRYLTPHNKWSIHSEYQDNLFMLSLSRGGPTIWMSTADAAKIGVQDNDWIEAVNRNGVVAARAIVSHRMPEGTVYMHHAQDRLIDVPRTETTGRRGGIHNSLTRLLIKPSHLIGGYAQLSYAFNYLGPTGNQRDEVTVIRRRSNQEVTY from the coding sequence ATGGCCACGGAGACCGAGCCGACACCGGACAGGAAGCGCAGGCGCTCAGAAAGGGCCGGGCTGGACGGCGAGGTGGCGGAGGCACTGGTCCGCTCCCGCCGCTTCTTCACCCGGGCCGAGGTCTCCGCCGACCTGCGCACCCTCCACAAGACGGGCGGCCGCCAGGCCGACGAGTTCTACCGGGACCGCTGGTCGCACGACAAGGTGGTCCGCTCCACCCACGGCGTGAACTGCACCGGCTCGTGCTCCTGGAAGGTGTACGTCAAGGACGGCATCATCACCTGGGAGGCGCAGCAGACCGACTACCCCTCCGTCGGCCCCGACCGCCCCGAGTACGAGCCCCGCGGCTGCCCCCGCGGGGCCGCCTTCTCCTGGTACACCTACTCGCCGACCCGCGTGCGGTACCCGTACGTGCGCGGGGTGCTGCTGCAGATGTACCGCGAGGCCAAGTCGCGGCTGGGCGACCCGGTGGCTGCCTGGGCGGACATCGTCTCCGACCCGGAGCGCGCCCGACGTTACAAGTCCGTGCGCGGCAAAGGCGGCCTGGTGCGCGCGAGCTGGGACGAGGCGATCGAGATGGTCGCCGCCGCCCACGTGCACACCATCAAGACCCACGGCCCCGACCGGCTGGCCGGCTTCTCCCCGATCCCGGCGATGTCGATGGTCTCGCACGCGGCCGGCGCGCGCTTCTACTCGCTGCTGGGCGGGGTGATGCTCTCCTTCTACGACTGGTACGCGGACCTGCCGGTCGCCTCCCCGCAAGTCTTCGGCGACCAGACCGACGTACCGGAGTCGGGGGACTGGTGGGACGCCGGATACCTGATCATGTGGGGCTCCAATCTCCCGGTCACCCGCACCCCGGACGCCCACTGGATGGCCGAGGCCCGCTACCGCGGCCAGAAGGTGGTGGCGGTCTCCCCGGACTACGCGGACAACGTGAAGTTCGCCGACGAGTGGCTCGCTGCCCAGCCGGGCACCGACGGGGCCCTGGCCATGGCGATGGGCCATGTGATCCTCAAGGAATTCTTCGTCGACCGGCGCACCCCGTACTTCGAGGACTACGTCAAGCGTTTCACCGACCTGCCCTTCGTAGTCACCCTGGAGGAACGGGAGCCGGGGACGTACGCCCCAGGGAAGTTCCTGACCGCTGCCGATCTCGGCGGCGAGCAGGCGGCAGCGGAACACGCGGAGTTCCGGACCGTGCTGCTGGACGCGGCCACCGGGCAGCCCGTGGTCCCGGGCGGCACACTCGGCGACCGCTTCGGCGAGGCGGGCGCCGGGAAGTGGAACCTCGACCTGGGTGGCATCGACCCGCTGCTGTCCGTCGACGGCTCGGACGAGGCGCCCGTGATGGTGGAGCTGCCGCGCTTCGACGCTCCCAACGGGAGTGCGGGCCTGCTGCGGCGGGGCGTTCCCGTGCGCCGGGTGGGCGGACAACTGGTGACCACCGTCTTCGACCTGCTGCTGGCGCAGTACGGGGTGGCCAGGGACGGACTGCCGGGCCAGTGGCCGACGTCGTACGAGGACGCGGACCAGCCGTACACACCGGCCTGGCAGACCGCGATCACCGGCGTGGACGCGGAGAAGGCCACGCGGATCGCGAGGGAGTTCGCGGCCAACGCCGAGGAGTCCCGCGGCCGTTCAATGATCATCATGGGAGCGGGGACGAACCACTGGTTCCACTCCGACACCATCTACCGGGCGTTCCTGACTCTCACCACGCTCACCGGCTGTCAGGGCGTCAACGGCGGCGGCTGGGCCCACTACGTCGGCCAGGAGAAGGTCCGCCCCATCACCGGCTACTCCGCGATCGCCACCGCCTCCGACTGGAACCGCCCCGCCCGGCAGATGATCCAGACCGCGTACTGGTACCTCCACAGCGACCAGTTCCGTTACGACCCGTTCTCGGCCGACACCCTGTCGGCGGCCGGGGTGGCTGGTGGTCGGTTCGCCGGGAAGACCACCGCCGACGTCATCGCTGCCTCCGCGCGGATGGGCTGGATGCCTTCATACCCGACCTTCGACCGCAACCCGCTGGACCTCGCCGACGAGGCCGAGGCGGCCGGGCGCGCGGTGGGGGAGCACGTGGTGGAGGAGCTGAAGGCGGGGCGGCTGCGGTTCGCGGGCGAGGACCCGGACGCCCCCGAGAACTTCCCCCGTGTGCTCACCGTCTGGCGGGCCAACCTGCTCGGCTCCTCGGCCAAGGGCAACGAGTACTTCCTCAAGCACCTGCTGGGCGCCGACTCCTCGGTCCGCGCGTCCGAGGCGCCGCCGGAGGGCCGCCCCCGGGACGTGACGTGGCGGGAGGAGGCTCCGACCGGCAAGCTCGACCTGCTGCTGACCCTGGACTTCCGCATGACCAGCACCACCCTCTACTCGGACGTGGTGCTGCCGGCCGCCACCTGGTACGAGAAGCACGACCTGTCCAGCACGGACATGCACCCGTTCGTGCACGCGTTCAACCCGGCGATCGCCCCGCCCTGGCAGACCCGCACCGACTGGGACGCGTTCCAGACCCTCGCGAAGGAGTTCAGCCGACAGGCCGCCGAGCATCTGGGCGTCCGCAAGGATGTGGTGGCGGCCCCACTGCTGCACGACACCCCGGACGCCCTGGCGACCCCGCACGGCCGGGTCCGCGACTGGAAGGCCGGTGAGTGCGAGCCGGTTCCCGGCCGCACCATGCCCAAGCTCGTCACCGTCGAGCGCGACTACGGTGCCGTCGCCGCGAAGATGGCCGCGCTCGGCCCGCTGCTGGACTCCCTCGGCGCCACCACCAAGGGGATCACCTTCAAGGTCGCCCGGGAGCTGGAGTACCTGCGGCACAAGAACGGCACCGTGCGCGGGGGAGCGGCCGACGGCCGCCCGTTGCTGGCCCGGGACGTGCATGCCTGCGAGGCGATCCTGGCGCTGTCCGGCACCACCAACGGCCACCTGGCCACGCAGGGCTTCCACACCCTGGAGCAGCGCACTGGCACCAGGCTGGCGGACCTTGCCGCCGAACACGAGGGCAAGCAGATCACCTTCGCCGACACCCAGGCCGCCCCCGTCCCCGTCATCACCTCGCCCGAGTGGTCCGGCTCGGAGACCGGCGGGCGCCGCTACTCCCCGTTCACGGTCAACGTCGAACGCCTCAAGCCCTGGCACACCCTCACCGGCCGCCAGCACTTCTACCTCGACCACGACTGGATGACCGCACTCGGCGAACAACTCCCGGTGTATCGGCCACCGTTGAACATGGACGCCTTGTTCGGCGAACCCCACCTCGGTGAGGTGGGCGAGCTGGGCGTGACGGTGCGCTACCTGACCCCGCACAACAAGTGGTCCATCCACTCCGAGTACCAGGACAACCTGTTCATGCTCTCCCTCTCCCGGGGCGGGCCCACGATCTGGATGTCCACCGCCGACGCGGCGAAGATCGGCGTGCAGGACAACGACTGGATCGAAGCGGTCAACCGCAACGGCGTCGTCGCCGCCCGCGCGATTGTCTCGCACCGCATGCCTGAGGGCACCGTCTACATGCACCACGCCCAGGACCGGCTCATCGATGTGCCCCGCACCGAGACCACCGGTCGCCGGGGCGGAATCCACAACTCGCTGACTCGCCTGCTGATCAAGCCCAGCCACCTGATCGGCGGCTACGCCCAGCTGTCGTACGCCTTCAACTACCTCGGTCCGACCGGCAACCAGCGCGACGAGGTCACCGTCATCCGCCGCCGCAGCAACCAGGAGGTGACGTACTGA
- the narH gene encoding nitrate reductase subunit beta, with product MRVMAQMAMVMNLDKCIGCHTCSVTCKQAWTNRTGVEYVWFNNVETRPGQGYPRRYEDQDTWQGGWELNKRGRLTLKAGGRFKKLIQIFSNPKLPTLDDYYEPWTYDYATLTNAPLQEYTPVARPKSLITGKDMKISWSANWDDDLGNSAATGEKDVLLAEVSEKIKLEFEQTFMFYLPRICEHCLNPSCAASCPSGAIYKRTEDGIVLVDQDRCRGWRMCVTGCPYKKVYFNHRTGKAEKCTFCFPRVEVGLPTVCSETCVGRLRYIGLVLYDADKVLEAASTPDETGLYEAQRQVFLDPTDPDVVREAEKAGIPRDWIEAAQRSPIHALINTYKVALPLHPEYRTLPMVWYIPPLSPVVDAVRDTGHDAEDHRNLFAAVDALRIPVDYLAQLFTAGDPAPVDAVLRRLAAMRSYMRDINLGREPNAAIPKEVGMGEEQMYDMYRLLALAKYDERYVIPPAHAEQAHKLEELATECSLDYEGGPGMGGSGPFGEASGGAAPIAVENFHALRDRQTSDTPAAPTDKATRVNLLNWDGKGSPPGLFPARAATGDDGTTATGGGGEVEPKP from the coding sequence ATGCGCGTCATGGCCCAGATGGCGATGGTGATGAACCTCGACAAGTGCATCGGCTGCCACACCTGCTCGGTCACCTGCAAGCAGGCGTGGACCAACCGCACCGGCGTCGAGTACGTGTGGTTCAACAACGTCGAGACCCGTCCCGGTCAGGGCTACCCCCGCCGCTACGAGGACCAGGACACCTGGCAGGGCGGCTGGGAACTGAACAAGCGCGGTCGGCTCACGCTCAAGGCCGGTGGCCGGTTCAAGAAGCTGATCCAGATCTTCTCCAACCCCAAACTGCCCACGCTCGACGACTACTACGAGCCCTGGACGTACGACTACGCGACGCTGACCAACGCGCCCCTGCAGGAGTACACCCCGGTCGCCCGTCCCAAGTCCCTGATCACCGGCAAGGACATGAAGATCTCCTGGTCGGCGAACTGGGACGACGACCTCGGCAACTCCGCCGCTACCGGCGAAAAGGACGTCCTCCTGGCCGAGGTCTCCGAGAAGATCAAGCTCGAGTTCGAGCAGACCTTCATGTTCTACCTGCCGCGCATCTGCGAGCACTGCCTCAACCCGTCCTGCGCTGCCTCCTGCCCCTCCGGAGCGATCTACAAGCGCACCGAGGACGGCATCGTCCTGGTCGATCAGGACCGCTGCCGTGGCTGGCGGATGTGCGTGACTGGATGCCCGTACAAGAAGGTCTACTTCAACCACCGCACCGGCAAGGCCGAGAAGTGCACCTTCTGCTTCCCGCGCGTCGAGGTCGGACTGCCCACCGTGTGCTCCGAGACCTGCGTCGGCCGGCTTCGCTACATCGGCCTGGTCCTCTACGACGCCGACAAGGTTCTCGAGGCCGCGTCCACGCCCGATGAGACCGGCCTGTACGAGGCCCAGCGCCAGGTATTCCTCGATCCGACCGACCCGGACGTGGTACGCGAGGCGGAGAAGGCAGGCATCCCGCGGGACTGGATCGAGGCCGCCCAACGTTCCCCGATCCACGCCTTGATCAACACGTACAAGGTGGCGCTGCCGCTGCACCCGGAGTACCGCACCCTGCCCATGGTCTGGTACATCCCGCCGCTGTCCCCAGTGGTCGACGCGGTCCGTGACACCGGGCACGACGCCGAGGACCATCGCAACCTCTTCGCCGCTGTCGATGCCCTTCGCATCCCGGTCGACTACCTCGCCCAGCTGTTCACCGCGGGCGACCCCGCCCCCGTCGACGCGGTGCTGCGACGCCTGGCGGCCATGCGCTCCTACATGCGCGACATCAACCTCGGCCGCGAGCCCAACGCCGCCATTCCCAAGGAAGTCGGCATGGGCGAGGAGCAGATGTACGACATGTACCGGCTGCTGGCGCTGGCTAAGTACGACGAGCGGTACGTCATCCCACCCGCCCACGCCGAACAGGCCCACAAGCTGGAGGAACTGGCCACCGAGTGCAGCCTGGACTACGAGGGCGGCCCCGGTATGGGAGGCTCCGGCCCGTTCGGCGAGGCCTCCGGCGGTGCCGCACCCATCGCGGTGGAGAACTTCCACGCCCTGCGGGACCGGCAGACCTCCGACACCCCCGCAGCTCCTACCGACAAGGCCACTCGCGTCAACCTCCTCAACTGGGACGGCAAGGGCTCCCCACCCGGCCTCTTTCCGGCCAGAGCGGCAACCGGCGACGACGGGACGACAGCCACCGGCGGCGGTGGGGAGGTCGAGCCGAAGCCATGA
- the narJ gene encoding nitrate reductase molybdenum cofactor assembly chaperone, whose protein sequence is MKRKTTRTARTEPLHPYAWQAQSLLLAYPDEQFEQRLSLAGRVATTLPEPVARPLLRFTTHAEQTTTSDLATAYVATFDHRKRCCPYLTYYAHGDTRKRGIALLRLKQTYAASGWRLGDDELPDHLAVVLEFAATDPPTGRRLLTEHRAGLELLRLALNDDNSPWAHVLNSVSATLPALAGDEREAVLRLAADGPPEEEVGLDPYASPVFLPTPVVGGPR, encoded by the coding sequence ATGAAGAGGAAGACCACGCGCACAGCCCGCACCGAGCCCTTGCACCCCTACGCCTGGCAGGCCCAGTCCCTGCTTCTCGCCTACCCCGACGAGCAGTTCGAGCAGCGCCTGTCCCTGGCGGGCAGGGTCGCCACCACCTTGCCGGAACCGGTCGCCCGCCCCTTGCTCCGCTTCACCACCCATGCCGAGCAGACGACCACATCCGACTTGGCCACGGCCTACGTCGCCACCTTCGACCACCGCAAACGCTGCTGCCCGTACCTGACGTACTACGCCCACGGTGACACCCGGAAGCGCGGCATCGCCCTGCTGCGGCTGAAACAGACCTACGCCGCGAGCGGGTGGCGTCTGGGCGACGACGAACTGCCCGACCACCTCGCCGTCGTTCTCGAGTTCGCCGCCACCGACCCTCCCACCGGCCGCCGCCTGCTCACCGAACACCGCGCCGGCCTGGAGCTGCTGCGCCTGGCCCTGAACGACGACAATTCGCCCTGGGCCCACGTGCTGAACTCCGTCTCGGCCACCCTCCCCGCCCTCGCAGGCGACGAACGCGAAGCCGTCCTCCGGCTTGCTGCGGACGGCCCGCCCGAGGAAGAGGTCGGCCTCGACCCATACGCATCCCCGGTGTTCCTGCCCACCCCCGTCGTAGGAGGCCCCCGATGA